In Primulina eburnea isolate SZY01 chromosome 3, ASM2296580v1, whole genome shotgun sequence, one DNA window encodes the following:
- the LOC140828460 gene encoding uncharacterized protein: MSRHLRLSYKASALVDIASLTVEGTNFLNAQFDYIGNKMKDLNMTTTVSGGSQCRRATDRAVDIVDPQKIRTKGCGKRLKSSKEKATTQGRKCRGCGRRGVQHDKRNCPNLQDGSTINNKNEEESSDDEDFGSIDGSNNWI, translated from the exons ATGTCAAGACATTTGAGGTTATCCTATAAAGCTTCTGCATTAGTTGATATTGCATCATTGACTGTTGAGGGAACAAATTTCTTGAATGCACAGTTTGATTATATTGGCAACAAAATGAAAGATTTGAATATGACTACAACAGTAAGCGGTGGAAGTCAATGTAGAAGAGCCACAGATAGGGCTGTTGATATCGTTGATCCTCAAAAAATTAGAACAAAGGGATGTGGGAAGAGATTAAAGTCATCAAAGGAGAAGGCAACCACACAGGGAAGAAAATGTCGTGGGTGTGGACGCCGAGGTGTGCAGCATGACAAGCGTAACTGTCCAAATTTGCAAGACGG GTCaactattaataataaaaacgaAGAAGAAAGCTCAGATGACGAAGATTTTGGATCGATAGATG GTTCTAACAACTGGATTTGA